The Candidatus Eisenbacteria bacterium genome contains the following window.
ATCGGAAGGACCGGTGGTGCGCCGACCGAACGTCGGCCGAGTGTCGATACTACGTCGGACCCGCTCACCAGCCCGACGTCATGAGCTTCGTGACGCGTCGGCAGATCCCCAACTACTGGGCGTACGCCGACGCGTACGTCCTTCAGGATCGGATGTTCGCGCCGACGGATGGGTGGACCCTGCCCGCACACCTGTTCCTCGTCTCGGGGTGGTCGGCCTCCTGCCGCAAACCAACCGATCCGATGTCCTGCGTCTCGAACGTCCGTCTCAGGGGGCCGGACGACCGCTGGGCGTACGGGCGGGACCCGATCTACGCGTGGACGGACATCACGTGGCTGCTGAATCAACAGGGCGTGTCGTGGGGCTACTACGTCGCGCCCGGGACGTGCTCGTTCCCCCCATGCTCGGAGCCACAGTCTTCAGGCCACACCGCCTCCGGGAAGAACCCGCTCCCCGGCTTCACCACGATCCACGAGACCGGACAGCAGGGCCGCATCCTGGACCACGACGATTTCATGCAGGCTGCCTCGGCGGGGACGCTTCCGTCCGTCTCGTGGGTGGTTCCCGGAAGGGACAACAGCGAGCATCCCGGATCCACGCGCGGGATCCGTGCCGGCATGGCACACGTCACGCGGATCGTGAACGCGGTCATGAAGGGGCCGCTGTGGGCCTCATCGGCGATCTTCCTCACCTGGGATGACTGGGGCGGTTTCTACGATCACGTCAGGCCTCCGCTCGTGGACCAGAACGGGTACGGCCTCCGGGTGCCCGGACTCCTCATCAGTCCCTACGCTCGCGCCGGAGCGATCGATCATCAGACGCTCTCGTTCGATGCGTACCTCAAGCTGATCGAGGATCGGTTCCTCGGCGGGCAACGCCTGGACCCGGCGACGGACGGAAGGCCGGACCCCCGCCCGACCGTGAGGGAGCAGGTGGCGATCCTCGGTGACCTCGCCCTGGAGTTCGACTTCGAGCAGCAGCCCCAGCCGCCGATCATCCTCGATCCCACGCCCTGATCCCGTAGTCCGTTCGGCTTCTGAGGCGGTTATGTCAAGTGCTACAGTTCGTGTGCCGAGGGATGCCGGGCGGCATGGGTAACCTTGGGCCGCTATCGACGTTTGAGTCGTTAGGATCACGATGGTCATCCGGGTTCCCGAACAGCGCAACACCCTGGGCGGCTACGCCGTCCTGGACGACCGTCTCTTGGGCCTGGACTTCCAGGCGGGCAACCCTCAGGCGTTCGTCGAGATCCATCACCGTTACGGACCACTCGCGGAGCGGGTGTGCCGGCGGTTCCTCCCGAATCCCCAGGACGTCGACGAGGCCTTCCAAGAGACGATGATCCGCGTCTATCAGGGCCTGTATCGGTTCAACGGCCGGTACGCGCTCCAGCCTTGGGTCGCCCGGATCGCCAAGAACGTCTCCCTCGACATCCTTCGCGGTCGAGCGAGACGCCCCAAGAACGATGCCTGGGCGCCCGCCGCGGAGGAGCTTCCCGATCCGGACGACGAGGCGGAGCAGATCGTGGAGCGGTTGGTCCAGCACGACACCGTGCTGGCCGTCCTCTCCGACCTTCCGGAGACGCACCGTCGCGCGCTGATGCTCCGCGAGATGGATGGACGGTCCCACCGCGAGATCGCGCAGGAGATGGAGATCTCCACAGGGCAGGCCAAGGCGCTGATCCATCGCGCGACGGTCAGTTTCCGCAAGCGGTGGCTCGAGAAGGTGGCCGAACGGGGTGGCTTCATGGGGATCGGTCTCCTCCCGCTCGTTTGGCTCCTTCGGATCGCGGATGGCTTGCGCAGGGTCGGCGACCGACTCGGCCACTCGGCACAGGCGGCGCAGGTCGCGGTACCGGAGGCGGTCAGCTCGACGGTGGGAACGACGGCGGCGCCGGTCGTGTCGAGCGGGGTGGGCGAGCGCGTGGTCGCGGCGGGGATGTCGTTGCTCTTGGCCGGCGGGGTCACCGTTGGTGCGGCCAAGATCGTGAAGGATAACAACCGGAACGAGGCACCGGCGCAAGCCGTTGCCGAAGTGGCGGTAGATACCCCTGATACCCCGAAGGTCCGCGTGGCGCATTCGCATGTCGCCCAACCGGCCTTCGATGCGGGGAGAACCGGTGACGCCGGTGAGATCCGAGCAGAGCCGCCGATCGTCCAGGATC
Protein-coding sequences here:
- a CDS encoding alkaline phosphatase family protein — encoded protein: RKDRWCADRTSAECRYYVGPAHQPDVMSFVTRRQIPNYWAYADAYVLQDRMFAPTDGWTLPAHLFLVSGWSASCRKPTDPMSCVSNVRLRGPDDRWAYGRDPIYAWTDITWLLNQQGVSWGYYVAPGTCSFPPCSEPQSSGHTASGKNPLPGFTTIHETGQQGRILDHDDFMQAASAGTLPSVSWVVPGRDNSEHPGSTRGIRAGMAHVTRIVNAVMKGPLWASSAIFLTWDDWGGFYDHVRPPLVDQNGYGLRVPGLLISPYARAGAIDHQTLSFDAYLKLIEDRFLGGQRLDPATDGRPDPRPTVREQVAILGDLALEFDFEQQPQPPIILDPTP
- a CDS encoding sigma-70 family RNA polymerase sigma factor, whose translation is MVIRVPEQRNTLGGYAVLDDRLLGLDFQAGNPQAFVEIHHRYGPLAERVCRRFLPNPQDVDEAFQETMIRVYQGLYRFNGRYALQPWVARIAKNVSLDILRGRARRPKNDAWAPAAEELPDPDDEAEQIVERLVQHDTVLAVLSDLPETHRRALMLREMDGRSHREIAQEMEISTGQAKALIHRATVSFRKRWLEKVAERGGFMGIGLLPLVWLLRIADGLRRVGDRLGHSAQAAQVAVPEAVSSTVGTTAAPVVSSGVGERVVAAGMSLLLAGGVTVGAAKIVKDNNRNEAPAQAVAEVAVDTPDTPKVRVAHSHVAQPAFDAGRTGDAGEIRAEPPIVQDPEPSPVAEPSPGIEPSPSVEPSPSPEVSPSPEPTVTPPPIAPAWTMSFASDLLGETSSLRLASSKVQGKPAKTVRFSQTVTGSLDGPEGASTRVYIEYWGWGSGEGKGGNAKFWLFLDTPAGRYEYQATASLASVTDAQDGSAVYGFTGSYALTSAPAATEAGMPHDGLIMLDLSFWAGGTPLYRTAMGLVESAG